The Deltaproteobacteria bacterium DNA segment AGTAACTGACTCTCCTGGCCTAATGAATGCAACATTTGTTTTTATTGTTGCAGTGCTTCCCGGCGTGGGATCCTTCATTTCGTACTGCTCTAATTCTATGCCAGCCCATTCTTCGGTAGAGATGAACGCGCTATCAAGCGGAAGAGCTTCTGCGCGGGCTATCACCTCCTGCAGGGCACCCTTGTCTCCCGAAATTGCAGGGTCGCCCAGGTAGCCAACATATTCTGCACGATGCTTCCCCGTAGAACTTACAGAAGAGATTGTCCATTGTCGAGTATCGACGTTTGAAAAAGGGCCGCGTGAGGCATAATAAAGTCCCTCCTGCGTGCCCTTTGTAAGTAAAGCCTTTGCAGCATAATATCGCGAAAAATCTATTAAGCCTAAGATTAACAATATGAACACAAAAAACAGCAGAGCAAATTCTAGCATCGCGGCACCATTATCGTTTGGCATGAAATCGCGGAGCTTCCCAGGCAGACTCTCAGATT contains these protein-coding regions:
- a CDS encoding pilus assembly protein — translated: MTLQKAPPHQDTVKHPLQSESLPGKLRDFMPNDNGAAMLEFALLFFVFILLILGLIDFSRYYAAKALLTKGTQEGLYYASRGPFSNVDTRQWTISSVSSTGKHRAEYVGYLGDPAISGDKGALQEVIARAEALPLDSAFISTEEWAGIELEQYEMKDPTPGSTATIKTNVAFIRPGESVTLNGNTIYHRTLCASSVTLSAATNGSCKAGKISVADNYQDVLKLHPFMLLMQARVKTVTPFLPDLTVRAQAIGYRELVAVGGFPIPPNFMLVTSTTTTTTTTTTIPSNQTLQPPPTVTTTTLCPSRYIWLEGRCYPNFYS